In one window of Candidatus Scalindua sp. DNA:
- a CDS encoding flavodoxin domain-containing protein, translated as MKNILIAYYSRTGNTEKMAEYIAEGVRFSGNGAEVKKLSDIKSEKDLDGYDGYAFGCPTYHRDMTSNMKTFLFLAEKAELKGKVGGAFGAYTHSGDAPKYIFDTMEHVFKMDMTQLGSFLLEEQNVGSSEGMRTCQDYGKALGEKLK; from the coding sequence ATGAAAAATATATTAATTGCTTACTACAGCAGAACGGGTAATACCGAAAAAATGGCAGAATATATTGCCGAAGGTGTCCGTTTTAGCGGGAATGGTGCCGAGGTAAAAAAACTCTCAGATATAAAGAGTGAAAAAGATTTAGATGGATATGATGGTTACGCCTTTGGCTGCCCGACGTACCATAGAGATATGACGTCAAATATGAAGACATTTCTCTTTTTAGCAGAAAAGGCGGAGTTGAAAGGGAAAGTGGGTGGAGCGTTTGGTGCATACACCCATAGCGGTGATGCACCCAAGTACATCTTTGATACCATGGAGCATGTTTTCAAAATGGACATGACACAATTAGGTTCTTTTCTTCTTGAGGAACAGAATGTTGGATCGAGTGAAGGCATGCGGACGTGTCAGGATTATGGTAAGGCCCTTGGGGAAAAGTTAAAATAA
- a CDS encoding enoyl-ACP reductase: MILQGKTVLIANISGKRSTGWGIAQSLSKQGARIAYTYQNERFGNEVKSLFNSLDSIDLGECDVTSDDDIKKLFDRLGNKVDALDGLIHTPAFARQEDLTGNFVNTSREGFKLALDISCYSLIALCREALPLLEVNGGAVTALTYIGGERAVKNYNVMGVAKAALESSVRYLAADLGPKSIRVNAISAGPMRTLAARGLKDFMVMYELTKEMAPLRRNIDPTDVGNTAVYLCSDWAKNVTGEIVHVDSGYHIVGI, from the coding sequence ATGATTCTTCAAGGTAAAACTGTTCTCATTGCTAATATCTCAGGTAAACGCAGTACCGGTTGGGGGATAGCGCAGTCTCTATCGAAACAGGGTGCAAGAATAGCGTATACGTATCAGAACGAACGATTTGGTAATGAAGTGAAAAGTTTATTTAACTCCCTGGATTCAATAGACCTTGGGGAGTGCGATGTTACATCAGATGACGACATAAAAAAACTTTTTGATCGGCTGGGCAATAAAGTTGATGCCCTTGACGGGCTTATCCATACACCCGCCTTTGCCAGACAGGAAGACCTTACCGGTAATTTTGTTAATACTTCACGGGAGGGGTTCAAACTCGCGTTGGACATAAGCTGCTACTCCTTGATTGCCTTATGCAGAGAGGCGCTTCCTCTCCTGGAGGTGAATGGCGGGGCGGTAACGGCTCTAACCTATATTGGAGGGGAAAGGGCTGTCAAAAATTATAATGTAATGGGAGTTGCAAAAGCGGCACTTGAATCAAGCGTTCGATATCTGGCGGCAGATTTAGGACCAAAGAGTATCCGTGTGAACGCTATTTCGGCAGGCCCCATGAGGACTCTCGCAGCACGAGGCTTGAAAGACTTTATGGTTATGTATGAACTTACTAAGGAGATGGCTCCTTTACGGCGTAATATAGATCCGACCGATGTCGGAAATACCGCTGTTTACCTCTGTAGTGATTGGGCAAAAAATGTAACAGGGGAAATTGTTCATGTTGATTCGGGGTACCATATTGTTGGCATCTAG
- a CDS encoding glutamate-5-semialdehyde dehydrogenase, which produces MHVKNYINKVVIDAEKASHTLATASSSVKNDALEQIAQNLSSSKATLMAENEKDIRAAENAGLSTAMIDRLKLTESRIKEMVDGIRQVRNLNDPVGEIMEGTIRPNGLQILKVRVPIGVIAIIYESRPNVTADAASLCLKTGNVTILRGGKESIFSNLAIYRQISSALEHVGMDKNIIQVIETADREAVNHLLKADKYVDLVIPRGGEGLIRNVVENSTIPVIKHYKGVCHTYVDEHADLDMARDICLNAKIQRPGTCNAMETMLVHEKVAKTFLPDVYQVMSEAGVELRGCELSRAILPDINPATDEDWSEEYLEKILSVKVVSSIEDAINHISIYGSAHSDAIVTELISNARRFTDAVDSAAVYVNASTRFTDGFEFGMGAEIGISTDKLHARGPMGLKELTSYKYVVYGNGQIR; this is translated from the coding sequence ATGCACGTTAAAAATTATATCAACAAAGTTGTAATTGATGCGGAGAAGGCATCACACACGCTGGCTACTGCCAGCAGTTCTGTAAAGAATGACGCACTGGAACAGATAGCACAGAATCTCTCCAGCTCCAAAGCAACCCTTATGGCAGAAAACGAAAAGGATATCAGGGCTGCTGAGAATGCCGGTTTGTCAACGGCGATGATTGACAGGCTGAAGCTGACAGAGTCCCGAATAAAAGAGATGGTAGACGGCATACGACAGGTCAGAAACCTTAATGATCCTGTTGGAGAGATAATGGAAGGAACTATTCGACCTAACGGACTGCAGATACTGAAGGTCAGGGTGCCCATAGGCGTGATCGCCATCATCTATGAATCCAGACCAAATGTTACAGCGGATGCAGCATCACTCTGCTTAAAGACCGGCAACGTGACCATACTACGAGGCGGAAAAGAGTCTATCTTCTCCAATCTTGCCATTTATCGACAAATAAGCTCTGCCCTCGAGCACGTCGGTATGGATAAAAATATCATACAGGTAATTGAAACTGCTGATCGTGAAGCTGTTAACCACCTCCTCAAGGCAGACAAATATGTAGACCTTGTAATTCCCAGAGGTGGTGAAGGGTTGATACGAAACGTGGTAGAAAACTCAACCATCCCCGTTATTAAACATTATAAGGGGGTATGTCACACCTATGTCGATGAACATGCCGATCTGGACATGGCAAGGGACATATGCCTGAATGCGAAGATTCAGCGCCCCGGTACATGCAATGCCATGGAGACAATGCTGGTGCATGAAAAGGTTGCAAAGACATTCCTTCCTGATGTATACCAGGTCATGTCAGAGGCTGGTGTCGAGTTGCGGGGATGTGAACTGAGCCGTGCAATTCTCCCCGATATTAATCCAGCTACTGACGAAGACTGGTCAGAAGAGTATCTGGAGAAGATCCTGTCGGTAAAGGTCGTATCTTCCATTGAAGATGCCATCAACCACATATCAATCTATGGCTCTGCCCACTCTGATGCCATCGTTACGGAGCTGATCTCAAATGCAAGGAGGTTTACGGATGCGGTTGATTCTGCTGCCGTTTATGTCAATGCATCCACCCGGTTCACCGATGGGTTCGAATTTGGTATGGGTGCAGAGATCGGCATCAGTACCGACAAACTCCACGCCCGGGGTCCCATGGGACTCAAGGAACTCACATCATACAAATATGTTGTCTATGGTAACGGGCAGATAAGGTAG
- the eno gene encoding phosphopyruvate hydratase yields the protein MSKIEKTVAREILDSRGNPTVEVDVVLSSGIMGRAAVPSGASTGKHEACELRDGDPERYLGKGVAKAVQNVIEKIGPQIKGLDPCEQEKIDNLMIKLDGTENKSNLGANSILGVSVAIARAAANLRGESLYQYLGTDDSCVLPVPMMNIINGGEHADNNLDIQEFMIMPIGAGSFKDALRIGAEVFHNLKKILHSKGYNTNVGDEGGFAPELKCNEEALETIMEAIKKAGYEAGRDVLLALDTAANELYEGGKYVLKAEKKPEKSIEDMISFYDSLISSYPIYSIEDGLSEDDWDGWKALTEKLGNRVQLVGDDLFVTNQKRFEKGIQLGIANSILIKINQIGTLTETMQTIQMAKSNGYTTVISHRSGETEDAVISDIAVATVAGQIKAGSLSRTDRICKYNQLLRIEEELGDKAVYGNTLLKTR from the coding sequence ATGTCAAAAATAGAAAAAACAGTAGCACGAGAAATACTTGACTCAAGGGGCAACCCAACGGTTGAGGTAGATGTAGTGCTGAGCAGTGGAATTATGGGTAGAGCTGCAGTCCCTTCCGGTGCATCTACCGGAAAACACGAGGCCTGTGAACTCAGAGATGGTGACCCAGAAAGGTATCTTGGCAAAGGTGTTGCAAAAGCGGTTCAAAACGTTATCGAAAAGATCGGTCCACAGATAAAGGGTCTGGACCCCTGTGAACAGGAAAAGATTGACAACCTCATGATCAAACTCGATGGAACGGAAAATAAAAGCAATTTAGGCGCCAACTCAATTCTCGGCGTCTCTGTCGCAATAGCCAGGGCGGCCGCAAATTTGCGGGGGGAATCACTCTACCAATATCTGGGAACCGATGATTCCTGCGTCTTACCCGTACCAATGATGAACATCATTAATGGTGGAGAGCATGCGGATAACAATCTTGATATTCAAGAATTCATGATTATGCCAATCGGAGCCGGGAGCTTCAAGGATGCGTTAAGGATAGGAGCAGAAGTATTTCATAATCTGAAAAAAATCCTTCATTCAAAAGGATACAATACAAATGTTGGTGATGAGGGTGGTTTTGCTCCTGAGTTGAAGTGCAATGAAGAGGCCCTGGAAACGATTATGGAAGCCATAAAGAAGGCGGGATACGAAGCCGGCAGGGATGTTCTACTGGCGCTGGACACCGCCGCGAATGAGCTTTATGAAGGCGGGAAATATGTCTTAAAGGCTGAAAAAAAGCCTGAAAAATCTATTGAAGATATGATCTCATTTTATGACTCCCTCATATCGAGCTATCCCATCTATTCGATTGAAGATGGCCTTTCAGAGGATGATTGGGATGGATGGAAAGCGCTTACAGAAAAACTTGGCAACAGGGTCCAGCTTGTAGGTGATGACCTGTTTGTAACAAACCAGAAAAGATTTGAAAAGGGAATTCAACTGGGCATAGCCAACTCTATATTAATCAAGATTAACCAGATAGGCACACTTACAGAAACCATGCAAACGATCCAAATGGCCAAATCCAATGGCTACACCACGGTGATCTCACACCGTTCCGGTGAAACGGAGGATGCCGTTATCTCTGATATCGCAGTTGCAACCGTCGCAGGGCAGATTAAGGCGGGTTCTCTATCGAGAACCGACCGCATATGCAAGTATAATCAGTTATTACGGATAGAAGAAGAGCTCGGTGATAAAGCCGTTTATGGTAATACATTGTTAAAGACCAGATAG
- a CDS encoding phosphatidylserine decarboxylase family protein has protein sequence MRLPFAEYGSKEISFFGMLLFVALIMSLFFYPWFSIFVCFCMFFILYFFRDPERVVPEGEENLISPADGRIIEIIHVDEENYLKCKALKIAIFMSLFSVHVNRISYSGVVEFIKHVPGKFLDARSQHSSEMNEHNLMGILTSNGKMKIMIKQVAGKVARRIVCDCTVGQTVIRGERFGMIKFGSRLEVFIPEDANFELAVKEGESVSAGTTVLGVLKGGD, from the coding sequence ATGCGATTACCTTTTGCTGAATATGGCTCAAAAGAGATCTCATTTTTTGGGATGCTTCTTTTTGTTGCGCTCATCATGAGCCTTTTTTTTTATCCATGGTTCAGCATATTTGTCTGTTTCTGTATGTTCTTTATCCTCTATTTTTTCAGGGATCCTGAAAGAGTGGTACCTGAGGGAGAAGAGAACCTCATTTCACCTGCTGATGGCAGAATTATTGAGATTATACACGTAGATGAGGAAAACTATTTGAAGTGCAAGGCCCTCAAAATAGCGATATTTATGTCCCTGTTCAGTGTCCACGTTAACAGGATATCGTACAGCGGTGTGGTTGAATTCATAAAACACGTTCCGGGAAAATTTCTCGATGCCCGGTCTCAACACTCTTCTGAAATGAATGAGCACAATTTGATGGGTATTCTGACCTCGAATGGAAAGATGAAGATCATGATTAAACAAGTTGCAGGAAAGGTTGCAAGGAGAATTGTATGCGACTGTACCGTTGGTCAAACAGTTATTCGAGGTGAGAGGTTTGGGATGATTAAGTTTGGATCAAGGCTGGAAGTGTTCATTCCTGAGGATGCAAATTTCGAATTAGCCGTTAAGGAGGGTGAAAGTGTTTCAGCTGGTACGACGGTCCTGGGGGTATTAAAAGGGGGAGATTAG
- the pdxA gene encoding 4-hydroxythreonine-4-phosphate dehydrogenase PdxA → MNRGSKKRNRIGITMGDPCGIGPEVILKALTSQEVGDEVDFVVIGSERVMSSVAENLGLMVKIHSLQPGGGFSDMVRERAEGINVLDLDNIPDWVPASGKPLPGCGNASVEYIQEGIHLAMDKRIDAMVTAPVNKEAINMPGFTFTGHTELLQKMTSTEKVVMMMTGGKLRVAFVTTHLAVRDIPDAVNQENVLSTVKITETGLKRFFHLERPRIAVCGLNPHCGDGGRFGSEESEFIVPAIKQAQELGIDCSGPFSADMVFNRAINGDVDVVVVHYHDQGAIPIKLCAFDSGVNITLGIPFIRTSPTHGTAYDIAGKGIANPGSMIEAIKTATMMAKKTVVFN, encoded by the coding sequence ATGAATCGTGGCAGTAAAAAAAGAAATAGAATCGGCATAACCATGGGTGATCCCTGCGGTATCGGCCCTGAGGTGATCCTGAAGGCGCTTACCTCTCAGGAAGTAGGTGATGAGGTTGATTTTGTCGTAATAGGGAGCGAAAGGGTCATGAGCAGTGTCGCGGAGAATCTGGGTTTAATGGTGAAAATACATTCTCTTCAGCCTGGCGGTGGCTTTTCTGATATGGTGAGGGAGAGAGCGGAAGGTATCAATGTGTTGGATCTGGATAATATTCCTGATTGGGTTCCCGCTTCGGGGAAACCCTTGCCTGGCTGTGGGAATGCCTCTGTAGAATATATACAGGAGGGCATACATCTCGCTATGGATAAGCGGATAGATGCCATGGTAACAGCTCCCGTAAATAAAGAAGCCATAAATATGCCCGGGTTTACATTTACTGGCCATACAGAATTACTTCAGAAGATGACATCGACAGAAAAGGTTGTCATGATGATGACTGGCGGAAAACTGAGGGTTGCCTTTGTTACCACCCATCTTGCAGTGAGAGATATTCCGGATGCTGTCAATCAGGAAAACGTACTTTCAACAGTGAAGATAACCGAAACGGGACTGAAGCGGTTTTTTCACCTTGAAAGACCGAGGATAGCGGTTTGCGGGCTTAATCCGCATTGTGGTGATGGTGGACGTTTTGGTTCCGAGGAGAGTGAATTCATTGTTCCTGCCATTAAACAGGCGCAGGAGCTTGGGATCGATTGCAGTGGACCATTTTCTGCTGACATGGTATTTAACAGGGCCATTAATGGAGACGTTGACGTTGTTGTGGTGCACTATCATGATCAGGGGGCGATCCCGATCAAATTGTGCGCCTTTGATTCAGGAGTAAATATCACATTGGGTATACCCTTTATTAGAACTTCTCCAACTCATGGCACTGCCTATGATATAGCCGGTAAGGGAATTGCAAATCCCGGTTCAATGATTGAAGCGATTAAAACGGCAACTATGATGGCGAAGAAAACAGTGGTTTTTAATTGA
- a CDS encoding fumarate hydratase: MVEFTYEELFPLDKDTTDFRLLSKEYISVKKFEGSDIIAVDPEGLTLLTEQAFKDVSHLLRPAHLESLSKILSDPESSDNDTYVARELLKNAVISAEGIFPMCQDTGTAIVMGKKGHQIWTGFSDEVAISKGVFNAYTKNNFRYSQNAPLTMYDEVNTGCNLPAQIELYSTQGDEYKFLFIAKGGGSANKTYLYQETKALLDPKTLIHFLNDKMKTLGTAACPPYHLTFVIGGLSAEMTLKTVKLASSGYLDHLPATGSPQGHAFRDREIENQVLELSRSLGIGAQFGGKYFCHDVRVVRLPRHGASCPVGIGVSCSADRNIKGKITRDGIFLEKLETDPSKYLPQVESSDTKSVPVDLNQPMNKILAVLDNCPVATRLLLTGNIIVARDIAHAKLKERLDRGEGLPQYFKDHVIYYAGPAKTPHGYTAGSFGPTTAGRMDSYVPLFQKRGGSLVMLAKGNRSKMVTQSCREFGGFYLGSIGGPAARLGKDCITHIKTIEYPELGMEAIFMITVKDFPAFVIIDNKGNDFFEKLL; this comes from the coding sequence ATGGTTGAATTTACCTACGAGGAGCTGTTCCCTCTTGACAAAGACACTACTGATTTTCGCTTATTATCGAAAGAGTATATCTCAGTAAAAAAATTTGAAGGCAGCGACATCATTGCCGTGGATCCTGAAGGGCTGACGTTGTTAACTGAGCAGGCATTTAAAGATGTATCTCATCTGTTGCGGCCGGCGCATCTGGAGTCGTTATCGAAAATCCTCTCTGATCCGGAAAGTTCCGATAACGATACCTATGTTGCCCGTGAATTATTAAAGAATGCGGTTATTTCAGCAGAAGGCATCTTTCCCATGTGCCAGGACACCGGAACCGCTATTGTCATGGGAAAAAAAGGACATCAAATCTGGACAGGTTTTTCTGATGAAGTGGCAATTTCAAAAGGTGTATTTAATGCCTACACAAAAAACAATTTCCGGTATTCACAGAATGCACCCTTGACGATGTATGATGAAGTGAATACGGGCTGTAATCTTCCCGCCCAAATTGAACTCTATTCTACACAGGGAGACGAATACAAGTTCCTCTTCATTGCAAAGGGTGGGGGATCTGCAAACAAGACATATCTCTATCAGGAGACAAAAGCACTGTTAGATCCAAAAACCCTCATACATTTTCTGAACGACAAGATGAAGACTCTGGGAACTGCCGCCTGCCCGCCTTATCATCTTACCTTTGTCATAGGGGGGCTGTCAGCCGAAATGACCCTTAAGACGGTAAAACTGGCATCGTCCGGTTACCTTGACCACCTCCCCGCTACGGGAAGCCCTCAAGGCCACGCTTTCAGGGACAGAGAGATTGAAAACCAGGTTCTGGAACTATCGCGGTCGCTTGGAATCGGGGCACAATTCGGAGGAAAGTATTTCTGTCATGACGTCAGGGTTGTACGCCTTCCGCGACATGGTGCGTCATGCCCGGTTGGAATCGGCGTAAGCTGCAGCGCAGACAGAAACATAAAAGGCAAAATAACCAGAGATGGTATTTTTCTGGAAAAACTTGAAACTGACCCTTCAAAATATCTACCACAAGTAGAGAGTTCAGATACGAAATCGGTACCTGTGGATCTGAATCAGCCAATGAATAAAATCCTGGCTGTCCTTGATAACTGTCCGGTCGCAACCCGTCTATTACTTACCGGCAACATTATTGTAGCGAGAGACATTGCCCATGCAAAACTCAAAGAGCGTCTTGACAGGGGAGAAGGGCTTCCTCAATACTTCAAAGATCATGTCATCTACTATGCCGGTCCGGCAAAAACACCTCACGGATATACCGCAGGATCATTCGGCCCTACCACTGCGGGGAGAATGGATAGCTATGTACCGCTCTTCCAGAAACGAGGAGGCTCCCTCGTGATGCTTGCAAAGGGAAACCGCTCAAAAATGGTTACTCAATCGTGCAGGGAATTCGGTGGCTTTTATCTCGGCTCAATTGGTGGGCCTGCTGCAAGGCTGGGAAAAGATTGTATCACACATATCAAAACGATTGAATATCCTGAACTTGGGATGGAGGCAATATTCATGATAACGGTAAAAGATTTCCCTGCGTTTGTTATTATCGACAACAAGGGAAATGATTTTTTTGAAAAGTTATTGTAA
- a CDS encoding septum formation initiator family protein — protein sequence MLQRFLITFCIVVSLVIIFSAVVTQKREKRRNLESELKTLSEEVASAKKKNFLLKQETEAIVNDPIQIERAAREDFGYVKPGEIIYKKYKFELSEPKEEIVKKRSFLSRLDSFLFDGPFPWQVPLGLISIASIFLLVSYRYAR from the coding sequence ATGTTACAACGTTTCCTCATCACATTCTGCATTGTGGTTTCACTTGTCATTATCTTTTCGGCAGTTGTGACTCAGAAACGTGAGAAAAGGAGAAACCTTGAATCAGAGCTGAAAACACTTTCAGAAGAGGTTGCATCTGCAAAGAAAAAAAATTTTCTGCTTAAACAGGAAACAGAGGCCATCGTTAATGATCCCATACAGATTGAGAGAGCGGCTAGAGAGGATTTCGGGTATGTCAAGCCAGGAGAAATTATCTACAAAAAATATAAATTTGAACTCTCTGAACCCAAAGAAGAGATTGTCAAGAAAAGAAGCTTTTTATCCAGGCTGGACTCGTTCTTATTTGATGGCCCCTTCCCGTGGCAGGTACCTTTAGGATTAATTTCGATAGCATCAATATTTTTGCTTGTTTCGTATAGATATGCACGTTAA
- the rsmA gene encoding 16S rRNA (adenine(1518)-N(6)/adenine(1519)-N(6))-dimethyltransferase RsmA: MFPLNVPHTKSMLKIIFSERGIRLKRRWGQNFLIDQNILQFIVKSSELRSDDIVLEIGAGTGSLTRMLAEKVQQVFAVEIDRKVFEILSETLQEVTNVTLINSDILKSKHHIHPEVVEKIRSYIQLHGSNLAGEGIKVVSNLPYYISTPVIIDLLQGELPINSMILTLQKDITNRLVARPATKDFGRLSLITQLYANVRVLKKLPPDVFWPAPRIDSAIVKMEVTTDRFSAAIEDPRRFNEVVNAIYVSRRKTILNSLLSLYQRADDTKLSGETDPASKRKLHEDARDRVIGVLERVGIDPGRRGEELDVEKLIELSNELLPVVG; this comes from the coding sequence ATGTTTCCCCTCAATGTGCCACATACAAAATCCATGCTAAAGATCATTTTTAGCGAACGAGGCATTCGTCTCAAGAGACGATGGGGGCAGAATTTTTTAATAGACCAGAATATATTACAGTTTATTGTCAAGTCTTCAGAATTACGTAGTGATGACATTGTGCTTGAGATAGGGGCCGGTACCGGTTCCTTGACAAGGATGCTTGCTGAGAAGGTGCAGCAGGTATTTGCTGTTGAGATAGATCGTAAGGTCTTTGAGATCTTGTCTGAAACCTTACAGGAGGTTACGAATGTGACACTGATCAACAGCGATATCTTGAAATCAAAGCACCATATTCATCCGGAAGTAGTTGAAAAAATCCGTAGCTATATACAATTACATGGTAGTAATTTGGCTGGAGAGGGTATTAAGGTGGTATCTAATCTGCCTTATTATATCAGCACGCCGGTAATTATTGATCTCTTGCAGGGTGAATTACCTATCAATTCAATGATTCTGACACTCCAGAAAGATATAACCAACAGGCTGGTTGCCAGGCCTGCTACAAAAGATTTTGGCCGGTTATCTCTCATTACCCAATTATATGCAAATGTCAGGGTTTTAAAGAAATTACCACCTGATGTGTTCTGGCCTGCACCACGCATTGATTCTGCGATTGTCAAGATGGAGGTTACGACAGACAGATTCTCTGCTGCTATTGAGGACCCCCGCAGGTTTAATGAGGTTGTGAATGCCATCTATGTTTCAAGGCGTAAGACAATATTGAACAGCCTTTTGTCCTTATACCAGAGGGCTGATGATACAAAACTTTCAGGAGAAACAGATCCGGCTTCTAAGAGGAAACTGCACGAGGATGCTCGGGATAGGGTAATTGGTGTTTTAGAGAGAGTTGGTATAGATCCGGGCAGGAGGGGTGAAGAGTTGGATGTTGAGAAACTGATTGAACTGTCAAATGAGTTGCTGCCTGTCGTGGGGTAA
- the ribE gene encoding riboflavin synthase yields the protein MFTGIIEQLGKVRQIKRHANSATVIVDIGRLSNDVGLGDSVSLNGACLTATRIRNQEVSFDVSGETLQKTTIGELRVSDQVNVERSLKIGGRLGGHFVSGHVDGVGVISKKETAKGQCTLVVSVDEELVNMMIKKGSVAVDGISLTIVDLEDTLFSVVIVPYTIDATTLGFKKVGQRVNIETDMLGKWVKKILATPKKSRPGITEEILVEKGFL from the coding sequence ATGTTTACGGGTATCATTGAGCAGCTAGGGAAAGTCAGGCAGATAAAACGGCATGCAAATTCAGCAACAGTTATTGTTGATATCGGAAGGTTGTCAAACGATGTTGGCCTGGGAGACAGTGTCTCTCTGAATGGAGCGTGCTTGACGGCAACACGGATCAGGAACCAGGAGGTGAGTTTTGACGTGTCGGGTGAGACGTTGCAGAAAACAACCATTGGTGAATTAAGGGTATCTGATCAGGTAAACGTTGAAAGGTCGTTGAAAATAGGTGGCAGACTTGGGGGGCATTTTGTCTCTGGCCATGTTGATGGGGTCGGCGTAATCAGTAAGAAGGAGACGGCAAAAGGGCAGTGTACCCTCGTGGTTTCGGTAGATGAAGAGCTGGTCAATATGATGATTAAGAAGGGGTCTGTGGCGGTAGATGGTATCAGTTTGACAATAGTAGATCTTGAAGATACGTTATTTTCGGTTGTAATTGTGCCCTATACGATTGATGCGACAACACTGGGTTTCAAAAAGGTCGGGCAGAGGGTTAACATTGAAACAGATATGCTGGGGAAGTGGGTAAAGAAGATATTAGCAACACCGAAGAAGAGCCGGCCTGGGATAACGGAAGAGATATTGGTGGAGAAAGGGTTTTTGTAG